The following proteins come from a genomic window of Planctomycetota bacterium:
- a CDS encoding D-aminoacylase — MGLDLVLRGGLIVDGTGGAPFVGDLAVRGERIEAIGPLAAVPAAQWLDVRGLVVAPGFIDIHAHGDLYPLLCPEAPGRLHDGVTTEVIGNCGESPFPQSPAMLAERAESARRHGIAIDWDTFDAYAARHDSIGCGINRVALVGHGNVRQAVMGEEDRAASPDELAAMCREVEKALDAGAFGISTGLYYTPGMFARAGEIDALCAIVARRGGLYASHIRNEGDAIEEAIEEFTGVGRRTGVRLQLSHVKVSGRANWPKADRVIERLQALRASGLDLACDRYPYIASSTSLSSQLPGWAREGGRAPMLERISAPGTRAKLVEALVADFPSDEAWAALRIADAACDQWRAAEGRSILEIAAGSGREPAEMVLDLLSASEGRASIVHFTMCEENLVKWLKLPFVAIGSDSSSRAIDGPTSVGKPHPRSYGTCARVLGRYVREKGVLSLPEGVRRLTGLPASRLGLKRRGLLRPGAVADITVFDPNEVADRATYEVPQQYSVGVRHVLVNGALAVKDGELTGTRNGRFLRKGAE; from the coding sequence ATGGGCTTGGACTTGGTGCTGAGAGGCGGCCTGATCGTGGACGGCACTGGGGGGGCGCCGTTTGTCGGCGATCTGGCGGTTCGGGGTGAACGCATCGAGGCCATAGGGCCACTGGCGGCTGTGCCGGCGGCGCAATGGCTCGATGTGCGCGGGCTGGTGGTGGCCCCGGGTTTCATTGACATCCATGCTCATGGCGATTTGTACCCGCTCCTGTGCCCGGAGGCGCCAGGGCGACTGCACGACGGCGTGACCACGGAGGTCATCGGCAACTGCGGCGAGTCGCCCTTTCCGCAGTCGCCCGCCATGCTGGCAGAACGCGCTGAGAGTGCGCGCCGACACGGGATCGCGATTGACTGGGACACGTTCGATGCGTATGCGGCACGGCACGACTCGATCGGCTGCGGCATCAACCGAGTAGCGCTTGTGGGCCACGGCAACGTGCGGCAGGCGGTGATGGGCGAGGAGGACAGGGCGGCGTCGCCCGACGAACTGGCCGCCATGTGCCGCGAGGTGGAGAAGGCGCTGGATGCAGGGGCGTTCGGCATCTCCACCGGTCTCTACTACACGCCCGGGATGTTCGCGCGCGCCGGCGAGATTGACGCCCTGTGCGCGATCGTCGCTCGGCGCGGCGGCCTGTACGCGTCGCACATCCGCAACGAGGGTGATGCCATCGAAGAGGCCATCGAGGAGTTCACAGGCGTCGGGAGGCGGACAGGCGTTCGTCTGCAACTCTCTCACGTCAAGGTGTCCGGTCGGGCGAACTGGCCGAAGGCCGACCGTGTGATCGAGCGCCTTCAGGCGCTCCGAGCATCCGGGCTCGACCTGGCTTGCGACCGGTACCCCTACATTGCATCGTCAACGAGCCTCTCGTCGCAGTTGCCCGGCTGGGCGCGCGAGGGTGGCCGCGCGCCGATGTTGGAGCGCATTTCGGCGCCGGGCACTCGCGCGAAGCTGGTCGAGGCGCTGGTGGCCGACTTCCCGTCGGACGAGGCCTGGGCGGCGCTGCGCATCGCCGATGCGGCCTGCGACCAGTGGCGCGCAGCCGAGGGGCGATCGATTTTGGAGATTGCCGCGGGCTCGGGCCGCGAGCCCGCAGAGATGGTGCTGGACCTGCTGAGCGCGAGCGAGGGCCGCGCGAGCATCGTGCATTTCACCATGTGCGAGGAAAACCTTGTTAAGTGGCTCAAGCTGCCGTTTGTCGCCATCGGGTCCGATAGCTCGTCGAGGGCGATTGACGGGCCAACGTCCGTCGGCAAGCCGCATCCGCGCAGCTATGGCACGTGCGCGCGCGTGCTCGGGCGCTACGTGCGCGAGAAGGGCGTGCTCTCGCTGCCCGAGGGCGTGCGGCGCCTGACCGGCCTGCCGGCGAGCCGGCTCGGGCTCAAGCGACGCGGGCTGCTGCGGCCGGGTGCCGTCGCCGATATCACGGTGTTCGACC